The Synchiropus splendidus isolate RoL2022-P1 chromosome 1, RoL_Sspl_1.0, whole genome shotgun sequence genome includes a window with the following:
- the nhsa gene encoding actin remodeling regulator NHS isoform X2, whose product MPFAKRLVEPQLLCRYPVPNDEGLLYEDLVSISNVALSRTLRQLSDLAKHAYSIFQELEGDLVSTGQRVRGLQGKISRLQTTCAELDPKQEAVPVSNLDVESKLNQHYQAPWHLQRNVFRPSTRPSCLEELHRQAGLYSPHQDPQQRLLGNRRRRVTISVSALPPMPLFPSPDLNHRRDNKSTLLTTAAPTDPDTDGVALGHRSKFPIPNTPTTLDKQTNWSKALPLPTPEERMKSNSQVINSCIIPINVTGVGFDRDASVRCSLVHSQSLLQRRRKLRRRRTVAGVPRQLQQDLDSDDSPGARERTVIVHASLDITPSNEELTRHHGTRDSGCQTEEFLIPGAPSRRRIRAQRGQGASLCLSQSAGNICLLQDDADTMFTAVDARLRTRSLPREGRISNRSDDEDELSPFDAEDFLSGAGQLILKDEEESADDQAMSDRQLGSLKFKELTESPERRWMERSRSQLPRKVEMGSCDMSSSSDTFSSPVHSVSAAGVLGGQMDHKDDHQSSSGNWSGSSSTCPSQTSETLPLAASPHLTGSSHCDSELSLNATSHANDDQSGFLLEQFQGMRTQRAGSFSSTAMDILEEVGVDTNVEGEWSYSNAEAPLPQDFSPEPSREAESSLGCPSFTSMATCESSFSDKPLSEKADTVSHYSVDTEGYYTSMHFDCGLKESRSFTYNYAFSSSDCGLSDLGSHMTLGRRCLSLRKPKSKPSPPKRSSSLRQIHSEGNLPVKKEPKISCGQKLSCKEKKLQLALSGSPRQREGQIRVWGVEGSSDLPDLGVFSSTDAHSFKDEGVVQSEYADLWLLNDLKSSDPYRSLSNSSTATGTTVIECIKSQESSGSQTSQSDSRATTPSLPSVEGEYKLSSPEKLAGLASPSSGYSSQSETPTSSFPSAFFPGPLSPSSGKRKPKVPERKSSLTQSSCKDAATSKKDLELPIVPPSHLDLSAFVSNRSSAYRTSAQVFHQSKPQPQSTNLDVYNNPAMAITPSVLHSVQLRSVSKEQETSLSDQTNQGKESEQLLSNNYDSTKSPQSFERVDSSKEELSDGYESLNERNRNAPDLLQSISVCRLPWGRQLKEKAEDNESKFCSSQSETEEPLKVEADIMEPDLHSSPKGPESVDNKDTDGPTPEESSVQKDDSEDAESSSASAESTSLDEKEELMAEDSNCKDSTSNESAFSPLSDDSRSEDDAVFLSPTKSRTTEDLFAMIHRSKRKVLGRKDSTEMAARARLGAASGITSPISSVGSPTPLASPHSITSPSGLQKTPGPIYRNVKKSSTSNEEFKLLLLKKGSRSDSSYRMSATEILRSPITPKSPAECALESQELGSPLPKQLQLQCGPDVTSSPFPKANAESFSPKSFPTAASSRQGRSRVPPPSNSSRYSMRTRLYSAPMQAISEGETENSDGSPHDDRSSQDSS is encoded by the exons CCGTCTCAAACCTAGATGTTGAGAGTAAGCTGAATCAACACTACCAAGCTCCCTGGCACCTGCAGAGGAACGTCTTCCGGCCTTCAACACGACCATCATGCTTGGAAGAGCTGCACCGACAAGCTGGCCTTTACTCCCCTCACCAAG atcccCAGCAGAGACTTTTAGGAAACAGAAGGCGGCGGGTGACCATCTCAGTCTCTGCTTTGCCCCCGATGCCTCTGTTCCCCTCCCCGGACTTGAACCACAGGCGAGACAACAAGAGCACACTCCTGACAACA GCTGCGCCCACTGACCCCGACACAGACGGGGTGGCTCTAGGTCACCGCTCTAAGTTTCCCATCCCTAACACCCCCACCACCCTGGATAAGCAGACTAACTGGTCCAAAGCTCTGCCGCTGCCCACCCCCGAGGAGCGAATGAAAAGCAACTCACAAGTGATCAACTCATGTATCATCCCCATTAATGTGACCG GCGTTGGCTTCGACAGAGATGCTAGTGTGCGCTGCTCGCTCGTTCACTCCCAGTCTTTGCTTCAGCGGAGAAGGAAGTTGAGGAGACGCAGGACCGTTGCTGGAGTTCCCAGACAGTTGCAACAGGATTTGG ACTCTGATGACTCCCCTGGTGCCAGAGAGCGAACTGTGATCGTTCATGCAAGTTTGGATATCACTCCATCCAACGAGGAACTGACGCGCCATCACGGCACCAGAGACTCGGGTTGCCAGACTGAGGAGTTCCTGATACCTGGCGCTCCATCTCGGAGGAGGATCCGGGCCCAGCGTGGCCAGGGAGcgtccctctgtctctctcagtcCGCTGGCAATATCTGTTTACTGCAGGACGACGCCGACACAATGTTCACAGCGGTGGACGCCCGGCTGCGGACACGCAGTCTTCCACGGGAAGGAAGGATCAGCAACAGAAGCGATGACGAGGACGAGCTTTCTCCTTTTGATGCTGAGGATTTCTTATCCGGAGCTGGGCAGTTGATTctgaaggatgaagaggaaagcgCTGATGACCAGGCAATGTCTGACCGACAGCTGGGGAGCCTAAAGTTCAAGGAGCTAACAGAAAGTCCAGAGCGCCGTTGGATGGAGAGGTCCAGGTCTCAGCTGCCCAGGAAGGTGGAGATGGGCAGCTGTGATATGTCTTCCAGCTCGGACACCTTCAGCAGTCCTGTGCACTCTGTCTCAGCTGCGGGAGTGCTGGGAGGTCAGATGGATCACAAAGACGACCACCAGTCGTCCAGTGGGAACTGGAGCGGCAGCAGCTCCACGTGCCCCTCCCAGACCTCCGAGACCCTCCCCCTGGCCGCCTCCCCACATCTCACTGGCTCCTCACACTGCGACTCAGAGCTATCGCTGAATGCTACATCTCATGCGAACGACGACCAGAGTGGCTTCTTGCTGGAGCAGTTTCAGGGCATGAGGACCCAGCGAGCCGGGTCATTCTCCTCCACTGCCATGGACATTTTAGAAGAGGTTGGAGTGGACACTAATGTTGAGGGGGAGTGGAGCTACAGCAACGCAGAAGCCCCTCTCCCACAGGACTTCAGTCCGGAGCCCAGTCGGGAGGCTGAGAGCAGCCTCGGCTGCCCCAGTTTCACCAGCATGGCCACTTGTGAAAGCAGCTTCTCCGACAAGCCGCTGTCAGAGAAGGCCGACACGGTGTCGCACTACTCTGTGGACACAGAAGGTTACTACACCTCCATGCACTTTGACTGTGGGCTTAAAGAGAGCAGAAGTTTCACGTACAACTATGCATTTTCCAGCTCAGACTGTGGCCTGTCAGACTTAGGTAGTCACATGACTCTTGGGAGAAGATGCCTGTCTCTACGCAAACCAAAGTCCAAGCCGTCGCCGCCCAAGAGGAGCTCATCGCTGAGGCAAATACATAGTGAGGGAAACCTTCCTGTGAAGAAGGAACCAAAGATAAGCTGTGGGCAGAAACTGTCCTGCAAGGAGAAGAAATTGCAGCTTGCTCTGTCCGGCTCACCCCGGCAAAGGGAGGGACAGATCCGGGTGTGGGGGGTGGAGGGTTCATCAGATTTGCCTGATTTGGGTGTGTTTAGCTCCACAGACGCTCACTCTTTCAAAGACGAGGGCGTCGTCCAGTCAGAATACGCAGACCTCTGGCtcttaaatgatttaaaatccAGTGATCCGTACCGGTCGCTGTCGAACTCCAGCACAGCGACAGGTACAACAGTCATCGAGTGCATCAAGTCCCAGGAAAGTTCAGGGTCCCAGACATCCCAGTCGGACTCCAGGGCCACCACACCATCACTGCCGTCGGTGGAGGGCGAGTACAAGCTGTCGTCCCCGGAGAAGCTGGCCGGCCTCGCCAGCCCGTCGAGCGGCTACTCCAGTCAGTCAGAGACGCCCACGTCGTCCTTCCCCTCTGCTTTCTTTCCCGGACCGCTGTCCCCTTCAAGTGGCAAGAGAAAACCCAAAGTCCCAGAGAGAAAGTCGTCTCTCACTCAGTCTTCCTGCAAGGATGCAGCAACATCCAAGAAGGATTTGGAGTTACCCATCGTCCCTCCCTCCCACCTAGACCTCAGTGCCTTTGTCAGCAACAGAAGTTCAGCTTACAGGACGTCTGCACAAGTCTTCCATCAAAGTAAGCCACAACCCCAAAGCACAAACTTAGATGTGTATAACAACCCTGCCATGGCCATCACACCGTCAGTGCTGCACTCTGTCCAGCTGCGCTCCGTCAGCAAAGAGCAGGAGACAAGTCTGAGTGACCAAACCAACCAGGGGAAAGAGAGCGAGCAATTACTCAGCAATAACTACGATTCAACAAAGTCTCCGCAGTCATTTGAACGAGTTGACTCCTCAAAAGAGGAACTTTCAGATGGATACGAATCGCTGAATGAGCGCAACAGAAATGCTCCTGATCTCTTGCAAAGCATATCAGTGTGCAGGTTGCCGTGGGGACGGCAGTTGAAGGAGAAAGCTGAGGACAACGAGTCTAAGTTCTGCAGCTCACAGTCTGAAACCGAAGAGCCACTGAAAGTGGAGGCAGACATCATGGAGCCAGACCTGCACAGTTCACCCAAGGGACCAGAGAGTGTGGACAATAAGGACACTGATGGTCCGACGCCGGAGGAGAGTTCAGTCCAAAAAGATGACAGTGAAGACGCAGAGTCATCCAGTGCTTCAGCTGAAAGTACTTCTCTGGACGAGAAGGAGGAGTTGATGGCCGAGGACTCCAACTGCAAAG ATTCCACATCCAATGAGTCAGCATTTTCTCCCCTGAGTGATGACTCCCGGTCTGAGGATGATGCTGTGTTTCTGTCCCCGACGAAGTCACGGACTACTGAAGATCTGTTTGCCATGATACACAG ATCCAAGAGGAAGGTGTTGGGAAGAAAAGATTCCACAGAAATGGCTGCAAGAGCTCGGCTGGGTGCTGCGTCAGGAATCACTTCCCCCATCAGCAGCGTGGGCTCTCCCACTCCGCTGGCGTCCCCGCACTCCATCACGAGCCCCTCTGGACTACAAAAGACCCCCGGGCCCATCTACAGAAACGTGAAGAAGTCCAGCACCTCCAATGAGGAATTCAAACTGCTGTTGTTGAAGAAGGGCAGTCGCTCTGACTCCAGCTACCGCATGTCGGCTACAGAAATCCTCAGGAGCCCCATCACGCCCAAATCTCCAGCAGAGTGCGCGTTGGAGTCTCAGGAGCTCGGCTCACCTTTGCCAAAGCAGTTGCAGCTTCAATGCGGACCAGATGTGACCTCGAGCCCCTTCCCAAAAGCCAATGCTGAGAGTTTCTCACCTAAATCCTTCCCCACAGCTGCTTCTTCCAGACAAGGCCGATCCAGGGTCCCTCCGCCGTCAAACAGCAGCCGCTACAGCATGCGCACCAGACTCTACTCAGCGCCCATGCAGGCCATCTCTGAGGGGGAAACTGAGAACTCCGACGGGAGCCCCCATGACGACCGGTCCTCACAAGACTCCTCTTAG
- the nhsa gene encoding actin remodeling regulator NHS isoform X5, producing MKSNSQVINSCIIPINVTGVGFDRDASVRCSLVHSQSLLQRRRKLRRRRTVAGVPRQLQQDLDSDDSPGARERTVIVHASLDITPSNEELTRHHGTRDSGCQTEEFLIPGAPSRRRIRAQRGQGASLCLSQSAGNICLLQDDADTMFTAVDARLRTRSLPREGRISNRSDDEDELSPFDAEDFLSGAGQLILKDEEESADDQAMSDRQLGSLKFKELTESPERRWMERSRSQLPRKVEMGSCDMSSSSDTFSSPVHSVSAAGVLGGQMDHKDDHQSSSGNWSGSSSTCPSQTSETLPLAASPHLTGSSHCDSELSLNATSHANDDQSGFLLEQFQGMRTQRAGSFSSTAMDILEEVGVDTNVEGEWSYSNAEAPLPQDFSPEPSREAESSLGCPSFTSMATCESSFSDKPLSEKADTVSHYSVDTEGYYTSMHFDCGLKESRSFTYNYAFSSSDCGLSDLGSHMTLGRRCLSLRKPKSKPSPPKRSSSLRQIHSEGNLPVKKEPKISCGQKLSCKEKKLQLALSGSPRQREGQIRVWGVEGSSDLPDLGVFSSTDAHSFKDEGVVQSEYADLWLLNDLKSSDPYRSLSNSSTATGTTVIECIKSQESSGSQTSQSDSRATTPSLPSVEGEYKLSSPEKLAGLASPSSGYSSQSETPTSSFPSAFFPGPLSPSSGKRKPKVPERKSSLTQSSCKDAATSKKDLELPIVPPSHLDLSAFVSNRSSAYRTSAQVFHQSKPQPQSTNLDVYNNPAMAITPSVLHSVQLRSVSKEQETSLSDQTNQGKESEQLLSNNYDSTKSPQSFERVDSSKEELSDGYESLNERNRNAPDLLQSISVCRLPWGRQLKEKAEDNESKFCSSQSETEEPLKVEADIMEPDLHSSPKGPESVDNKDTDGPTPEESSVQKDDSEDAESSSASAESTSLDEKEELMAEDSNCKDSTSNESAFSPLSDDSRSEDDAVFLSPTKSRTTEDLFAMIHRSKRKVLGRKDSTEMAARARLGAASGITSPISSVGSPTPLASPHSITSPSGLQKTPGPIYRNVKKSSTSNEEFKLLLLKKGSRSDSSYRMSATEILRSPITPKSPAECALESQELGSPLPKQLQLQCGPDVTSSPFPKANAESFSPKSFPTAASSRQGRSRVPPPSNSSRYSMRTRLYSAPMQAISEGETENSDGSPHDDRSSQDSS from the exons ATGAAAAGCAACTCACAAGTGATCAACTCATGTATCATCCCCATTAATGTGACCG GCGTTGGCTTCGACAGAGATGCTAGTGTGCGCTGCTCGCTCGTTCACTCCCAGTCTTTGCTTCAGCGGAGAAGGAAGTTGAGGAGACGCAGGACCGTTGCTGGAGTTCCCAGACAGTTGCAACAGGATTTGG ACTCTGATGACTCCCCTGGTGCCAGAGAGCGAACTGTGATCGTTCATGCAAGTTTGGATATCACTCCATCCAACGAGGAACTGACGCGCCATCACGGCACCAGAGACTCGGGTTGCCAGACTGAGGAGTTCCTGATACCTGGCGCTCCATCTCGGAGGAGGATCCGGGCCCAGCGTGGCCAGGGAGcgtccctctgtctctctcagtcCGCTGGCAATATCTGTTTACTGCAGGACGACGCCGACACAATGTTCACAGCGGTGGACGCCCGGCTGCGGACACGCAGTCTTCCACGGGAAGGAAGGATCAGCAACAGAAGCGATGACGAGGACGAGCTTTCTCCTTTTGATGCTGAGGATTTCTTATCCGGAGCTGGGCAGTTGATTctgaaggatgaagaggaaagcgCTGATGACCAGGCAATGTCTGACCGACAGCTGGGGAGCCTAAAGTTCAAGGAGCTAACAGAAAGTCCAGAGCGCCGTTGGATGGAGAGGTCCAGGTCTCAGCTGCCCAGGAAGGTGGAGATGGGCAGCTGTGATATGTCTTCCAGCTCGGACACCTTCAGCAGTCCTGTGCACTCTGTCTCAGCTGCGGGAGTGCTGGGAGGTCAGATGGATCACAAAGACGACCACCAGTCGTCCAGTGGGAACTGGAGCGGCAGCAGCTCCACGTGCCCCTCCCAGACCTCCGAGACCCTCCCCCTGGCCGCCTCCCCACATCTCACTGGCTCCTCACACTGCGACTCAGAGCTATCGCTGAATGCTACATCTCATGCGAACGACGACCAGAGTGGCTTCTTGCTGGAGCAGTTTCAGGGCATGAGGACCCAGCGAGCCGGGTCATTCTCCTCCACTGCCATGGACATTTTAGAAGAGGTTGGAGTGGACACTAATGTTGAGGGGGAGTGGAGCTACAGCAACGCAGAAGCCCCTCTCCCACAGGACTTCAGTCCGGAGCCCAGTCGGGAGGCTGAGAGCAGCCTCGGCTGCCCCAGTTTCACCAGCATGGCCACTTGTGAAAGCAGCTTCTCCGACAAGCCGCTGTCAGAGAAGGCCGACACGGTGTCGCACTACTCTGTGGACACAGAAGGTTACTACACCTCCATGCACTTTGACTGTGGGCTTAAAGAGAGCAGAAGTTTCACGTACAACTATGCATTTTCCAGCTCAGACTGTGGCCTGTCAGACTTAGGTAGTCACATGACTCTTGGGAGAAGATGCCTGTCTCTACGCAAACCAAAGTCCAAGCCGTCGCCGCCCAAGAGGAGCTCATCGCTGAGGCAAATACATAGTGAGGGAAACCTTCCTGTGAAGAAGGAACCAAAGATAAGCTGTGGGCAGAAACTGTCCTGCAAGGAGAAGAAATTGCAGCTTGCTCTGTCCGGCTCACCCCGGCAAAGGGAGGGACAGATCCGGGTGTGGGGGGTGGAGGGTTCATCAGATTTGCCTGATTTGGGTGTGTTTAGCTCCACAGACGCTCACTCTTTCAAAGACGAGGGCGTCGTCCAGTCAGAATACGCAGACCTCTGGCtcttaaatgatttaaaatccAGTGATCCGTACCGGTCGCTGTCGAACTCCAGCACAGCGACAGGTACAACAGTCATCGAGTGCATCAAGTCCCAGGAAAGTTCAGGGTCCCAGACATCCCAGTCGGACTCCAGGGCCACCACACCATCACTGCCGTCGGTGGAGGGCGAGTACAAGCTGTCGTCCCCGGAGAAGCTGGCCGGCCTCGCCAGCCCGTCGAGCGGCTACTCCAGTCAGTCAGAGACGCCCACGTCGTCCTTCCCCTCTGCTTTCTTTCCCGGACCGCTGTCCCCTTCAAGTGGCAAGAGAAAACCCAAAGTCCCAGAGAGAAAGTCGTCTCTCACTCAGTCTTCCTGCAAGGATGCAGCAACATCCAAGAAGGATTTGGAGTTACCCATCGTCCCTCCCTCCCACCTAGACCTCAGTGCCTTTGTCAGCAACAGAAGTTCAGCTTACAGGACGTCTGCACAAGTCTTCCATCAAAGTAAGCCACAACCCCAAAGCACAAACTTAGATGTGTATAACAACCCTGCCATGGCCATCACACCGTCAGTGCTGCACTCTGTCCAGCTGCGCTCCGTCAGCAAAGAGCAGGAGACAAGTCTGAGTGACCAAACCAACCAGGGGAAAGAGAGCGAGCAATTACTCAGCAATAACTACGATTCAACAAAGTCTCCGCAGTCATTTGAACGAGTTGACTCCTCAAAAGAGGAACTTTCAGATGGATACGAATCGCTGAATGAGCGCAACAGAAATGCTCCTGATCTCTTGCAAAGCATATCAGTGTGCAGGTTGCCGTGGGGACGGCAGTTGAAGGAGAAAGCTGAGGACAACGAGTCTAAGTTCTGCAGCTCACAGTCTGAAACCGAAGAGCCACTGAAAGTGGAGGCAGACATCATGGAGCCAGACCTGCACAGTTCACCCAAGGGACCAGAGAGTGTGGACAATAAGGACACTGATGGTCCGACGCCGGAGGAGAGTTCAGTCCAAAAAGATGACAGTGAAGACGCAGAGTCATCCAGTGCTTCAGCTGAAAGTACTTCTCTGGACGAGAAGGAGGAGTTGATGGCCGAGGACTCCAACTGCAAAG ATTCCACATCCAATGAGTCAGCATTTTCTCCCCTGAGTGATGACTCCCGGTCTGAGGATGATGCTGTGTTTCTGTCCCCGACGAAGTCACGGACTACTGAAGATCTGTTTGCCATGATACACAG ATCCAAGAGGAAGGTGTTGGGAAGAAAAGATTCCACAGAAATGGCTGCAAGAGCTCGGCTGGGTGCTGCGTCAGGAATCACTTCCCCCATCAGCAGCGTGGGCTCTCCCACTCCGCTGGCGTCCCCGCACTCCATCACGAGCCCCTCTGGACTACAAAAGACCCCCGGGCCCATCTACAGAAACGTGAAGAAGTCCAGCACCTCCAATGAGGAATTCAAACTGCTGTTGTTGAAGAAGGGCAGTCGCTCTGACTCCAGCTACCGCATGTCGGCTACAGAAATCCTCAGGAGCCCCATCACGCCCAAATCTCCAGCAGAGTGCGCGTTGGAGTCTCAGGAGCTCGGCTCACCTTTGCCAAAGCAGTTGCAGCTTCAATGCGGACCAGATGTGACCTCGAGCCCCTTCCCAAAAGCCAATGCTGAGAGTTTCTCACCTAAATCCTTCCCCACAGCTGCTTCTTCCAGACAAGGCCGATCCAGGGTCCCTCCGCCGTCAAACAGCAGCCGCTACAGCATGCGCACCAGACTCTACTCAGCGCCCATGCAGGCCATCTCTGAGGGGGAAACTGAGAACTCCGACGGGAGCCCCCATGACGACCGGTCCTCACAAGACTCCTCTTAG